Part of the Tolypothrix sp. PCC 7910 genome, ACACCAAGAGAGGCTTCCCAAGTATGTGAAGCTAGTTCACGGTAAGGAACTGGCAAATAATATTTTACACGTTCAGTTAAATGATTGCGAATAGCCAAATCTATCATTAAATCTTTGTCTTGTTTTTCAATAGGCCCAATCAGTTTAAGTTTGACAAAATCATCTAAATAATTGAGTGAATTAATTAATTCCAGCAAAGAATTTTTTATAGATATATTACCTTGTAGTAAAATTGTATTTTTTTGTAATCTTTGCGATATGATATGTTGAAAATTAGGATTTTCTGTAAAATATGATTTTCTAGGGAAATTAGGTACAATCGTTATCTCACCCTGAAAATCTGTGAGTTTTTGGAATAACAAAGCTCGCTCCTGAGAGGGAAACACAACAACATCAGCTTTATGCACCCACTTTTTTTCTCCTCTTTGAACCCAACCGGATAAGGAAGATAGAGGAAACAATTGCCCACTGAGATCGTGGTTATGATAAATTAGCGGAATTGAACGGTTTTGCATCTGTTGGCAAAGATAAGCTGCTACATAAGCAAAAGCATCATAGGCATATATAAGAGATACATTTTTGATGAGCAGCCTAGCTTTGATAACAAAATTAATGTATTCCCAAATTTTAGTGATAGCCGATTTTTGTTCTCTTTCTCTGACTGATGTATAGTTACCTAAACGATGCACTTTGACATTAGCTGGATATTCCCAAACTGGAAGGTCTTGATTACGACCAATCAATACCATATCAAAATGTTCTGCTAATAAGTGAATAGCATTGATGGTAGGAGGATAGTGGTCTGGATTGGCATATATAATGATGCCGATAGTTTTTTTACCCATTGTGATCTCTGAGACAGAGCTAGTAGAAATGCTTGATGAAGTGTACAATTTTGTTGAACTTTTCAAAAGGCAAGATTTACTAACAATGCTCAAATACTGATTTAATATTACGAACTAGTAAATCTGATGGTTGCATACACTCAGGATCAAACCCACCTTCAAATACACTTTGGCTAATATCGGGAGAGAAAACTCCTGCATGAAAATGTGCTGGATGCCAGATAGTAGGACAATGTCCCAAATAGGAAGCCCAGTAACTAAATGTACTGCCACTAGAAGCAATCAAAAGTTTACTTCTAGATAAAGTCAGCATATCAGATAAAGCAGAGTCCGTAGATGCACGCGACACTTGGGTTAGTTTGAGTAAATCACTTAGCTCATGATCGTGACCATCTGAGAATATGGTTACTGGCACATCATAACCAGCAATTGTACGTATAGCATCAATAACACGAATGAACCAACTAAAAGGAGTGCGAACGCCACCTAATTTAGTAAAATCATCTTCTGGTTTCAAAACTTTAAAATCACCCATTCTAATATGAAGGCCAATTTCGGGTGCTGGGCGCTGAGAGATATTTTCTAGTATAGATGAACGAATACTGGTAAGTAATTTATTTTTAATAATTGGTTGATGCTCTTTTAAATCTACAAAAAAGTCACTCCAATGAGGCAATTGATTAAAAACAAATAGATAATAATTTGCTTTTTTAAGTTCTAAATTAGATGCTTTAACTTGAGCAATGACAGGATTTTCCTCAATATGTATATTATTGCTTAACCTGGCAAGCAGATAATTAACCCAAGATACATAATTTTTGTTATCAAATAAATGCCCATAATATCTTTTATCTTTTTCACCTCTTAAATAAGGGCCTATGACAAACTTACCCCAAGCTGGAGCAACAACAGAAAAGCTATTAATGTGCGCGAATAAAACAGCCCTAGCCCAAACTAAAAGCATGTTGCCTAAACCCGCTTTAGGTAATTCGGGATTAACTAAAAAAATAGTTTTTTTTTCCATAAATAGTAGTTAATTTTTTAAATAGCTAATTTTTATAATTAATTGTTTAATTAGTCTTACTAGACAATTTGTGAATAAGCTTTGATCATCTTTACCCCATAGTCATCCCAAGATAAAGAACTACGTGCCTGTTTTAAAGCATTTATCCCCATCTGATTTCGCTTTTCTGGATGTTCGTAGAGAAAAAGGATTTTTTCTTTAAGCGCTTCTACATCTCTAATTGGTACGCAAAAACCATCTATCCCATCTCGCACTATATCCTCGCCACCTGTATTAGTAGTATGAATAACAGGTAGCCCACAAGCCATTGCTTGCGGAATCACCATGCCAAAACCATCTTCAATTGAAGCTAAACAAAATATCGAACATTGAGAATAGAACCAACGTAGCTGATTTTGAGGGTGTGTCCCTTTTAAAATAATTTTCTCATTGTGATATTTTTGGAAGAAAGGCTCTATTTCTGGGCTAATTGAACCTACAAGCCATAGTTCGGCATCTGCTAGGTTTAATTCATGAAAAGCTTGCAATAAATATTGTACGCCTTTACGTAGTGAGAGAGCGCCACAGTGAATAATGCGGAAAACATTATCTTCTTTAGCAACTGGGTAAAACTCTGCTAGAGAAGTTCCATAAGGAACATGAATTAATTTACTTTCGGGAATACCTTGTTCTAAAAAAGTACGTTTGGCAAATAGGCTCGGAATAGCGATTCGGTCAGCATCATCATAAGATTTGATTTCTCTATCGTATATTCCTGGATGAGTTTCAGCAAAATTTAAACCCCATTTTTCATATTCTTCTTGAAGAATGGTTGTTTGGTAATGCATATGGCTACTACCACGCTCAATTACTGTTTTCGCACCCAACTCTTTAGCTCGTTGCAGAGACCAGAAATTAGAGCCTGACCAACCGACAAACAAATCAAAGCCTGGCGATAAAAATTTAGTAACTGAGCGGTCAAATTGCTCTAAAAACCATAGTTGTAAGTTGCGATCGCCTCGGAGCCAAGTTGGTAATCTATACCAACTACGGGATAAAACTTCTAAATGCCAAATTGAATGGATCAACTGCCTATCAATGCCAAATTTAGTAATGGCAAAAGTTGGATAAGTAGATATTAATTGATGTAAATATCCTATCTTTTGTAATTGTTGAGCTAAGTTAAAGG contains:
- a CDS encoding glycosyltransferase family 4 protein, encoding MKVTVSVCGRFHAFNLAQQLQKIGYLHQLISTYPTFAITKFGIDRQLIHSIWHLEVLSRSWYRLPTWLRGDRNLQLWFLEQFDRSVTKFLSPGFDLFVGWSGSNFWSLQRAKELGAKTVIERGSSHMHYQTTILQEEYEKWGLNFAETHPGIYDREIKSYDDADRIAIPSLFAKRTFLEQGIPESKLIHVPYGTSLAEFYPVAKEDNVFRIIHCGALSLRKGVQYLLQAFHELNLADAELWLVGSISPEIEPFFQKYHNEKIILKGTHPQNQLRWFYSQCSIFCLASIEDGFGMVIPQAMACGLPVIHTTNTGGEDIVRDGIDGFCVPIRDVEALKEKILFLYEHPEKRNQMGINALKQARSSLSWDDYGVKMIKAYSQIV
- a CDS encoding alpha-1,2-fucosyltransferase, which translates into the protein MEKKTIFLVNPELPKAGLGNMLLVWARAVLFAHINSFSVVAPAWGKFVIGPYLRGEKDKRYYGHLFDNKNYVSWVNYLLARLSNNIHIEENPVIAQVKASNLELKKANYYLFVFNQLPHWSDFFVDLKEHQPIIKNKLLTSIRSSILENISQRPAPEIGLHIRMGDFKVLKPEDDFTKLGGVRTPFSWFIRVIDAIRTIAGYDVPVTIFSDGHDHELSDLLKLTQVSRASTDSALSDMLTLSRSKLLIASSGSTFSYWASYLGHCPTIWHPAHFHAGVFSPDISQSVFEGGFDPECMQPSDLLVRNIKSVFEHC
- a CDS encoding glycosyltransferase; protein product: MGKKTIGIIIYANPDHYPPTINAIHLLAEHFDMVLIGRNQDLPVWEYPANVKVHRLGNYTSVREREQKSAITKIWEYINFVIKARLLIKNVSLIYAYDAFAYVAAYLCQQMQNRSIPLIYHNHDLSGQLFPLSSLSGWVQRGEKKWVHKADVVVFPSQERALLFQKLTDFQGEITIVPNFPRKSYFTENPNFQHIISQRLQKNTILLQGNISIKNSLLELINSLNYLDDFVKLKLIGPIEKQDKDLMIDLAIRNHLTERVKYYLPVPYRELASHTWEASLGVCLYKKADINHQTMGTASNKIYEYAACGLPVIVSDQPDYRANLGNEIWVRFADPDRPESIAYAVKDIFSNQEKYAQLCLAARQAFEEKYNYESAFSSLFAKIQYLVNCSTLAKN